Sequence from the Ooceraea biroi isolate clonal line C1 chromosome 5, Obir_v5.4, whole genome shotgun sequence genome:
TCTTCTTCCAAACCTTCTAAATCTTCTTCTATGAACAGGTTTTCATTAATGGTTACTGCTGTGCCGTCCTCTTCCGCAGATACTGCAAAGGAGACTTCGCGTTAATTATTCGTAGTACAGAATATAacgtgattaaaatatatttagtattcACTGCGACTTGCAAGTGTATTTCTCAtacttttagaaaaattaataaattaataatttataataatgttaataataatagtaattataaatgaGCAGATTTCTGATTTATCTATGATTTATATAGCTCTAaatctgaattttattttgttggcacattAACGtgaacataatattaatagtcATCGGTAATTTTTACCTGTTGCATCTTTATCGTCATCAGCGGTCTCCTGTGCTTTTAATCGATCAGCAGCAGCTACAGTGATACCCTTGGTGTCGATTTCACTAGCTTCAGAGGCGAGGCGATCCATATCAAGTTCCCTGTACTGTACATCCTCAGAATCATCATCCTCTTCACGGGCGTAACTAGATATTGCTTCATCTCCGTCGTCAATACCTACAATACGAAATATACAAGGTTTGTgtcacaaaataaatttataagcaAGTTATATCTTGAACAATAATATCTTACCATCTCCCATTGCAAGATCCGGATTGAAGTAAAACATTTCTCTCCCCGATATGCCGACCTGTCGACCAGCTTTATAATCattcctcttcttctcctcaTCCTTGATCGCttgctcctctttctctttcaactttctttttttccaagCCAAGAATGTCTCTAATGTTATCTTGGTCTGCAAAGTTGATTAGTGCGTAGTAGCGTGTAATTAGCATATCTTATAAAAATCTTCTACATTTTATGTACACTATCCATACCTGACTAGGTCCCAGGTTAGCTCTTTCCGTCTCTATCAGATCCTCCAGAGAAATTTCGTCCTTCTtatcttccttcttcttaTCTTTCTTCAGGACAAATCCGGGAGGTAAAGCATGTCTGTAAATGCACTTCTGACCAGAAGGACACTCCCAGAACCAACCATACTTTGACTTTTCTACTGCTTCTAAGAAATGTTTGCAGATCTAGAAGAacggaattttatttcatattttttttctttttcttaaacaTTTCCcctatttaaatttttgtgaCAGAGCATTTATGCAACTTGTACAACTTACGATGTCAGTGGTCGGACGattaccaccaccaccatgtTTCTTCTCCACGACTTCTTTCAGTTTATCCTCGTCCCACTTGTCCATTGTATCCGCCTCTTTGTCGTCATCGTCCCTCATGTCGCAGTATAGAGAACGTTTTTCAGCCTTTCGTTCAACACTCAAGTCGTGAGAAAACTTACATTTATCACCCTTTGTACATTGTCCCTGTTTAAAAAACGCGCACACAACGGACTTTGGATCGATGCCTGCAAGAGTTTTTCATCGTAGCATTAGTTTGTTACATAGAAATTAACTTATTGTCTTTATCTACATGCCCAGTActtaaataacattgtatCTTATCTCTTAATATCAACGAATTCAATACCTTTATCTATCTTCTGTGTTTGAACAGGCTTAAAAATAAGTGCTAATTCCTTTTGTTCCTTCagtttcttctccttctccaaTTTCTTGGCGTTCGGATCCTCGACCTTCCGCGGATTTACACCGCCcgatttcacttgtttttcaACTTGCTGAATAAATTTCTGCTGCTTGGCACCCTTCTTGTTCTTTATGCCAAACGTTTTATCcttgaaaagagaaagtacAGGTTTTGgtgaaatcaaatttttttctgcGTAAATACACATAAGAGAtgacgaattaattaatcccaCGTGCATATGGTATATACGAAGCATGTGGAACTCTGAAGCTTTTggttagaaagaaaaaattgtcaTCACTCTTTACCTCGATAaccttttccttcttcttttgttCCGCTTTTTTGCTCGGTGCCGGCGGTTTTTTCGGCGGCAttttgttaattgtaatttcctctctttttcaaagaaaaacaaTCGGGACCTTCAGGAAATTCTCGACATAAGCTTCATTTCACTGTGAAATGTTCATCACCTTACGTTCCCTGCATCTACATCACTCGAGTTAACATGATAACCTTTGCAATCAAATTTCCTAGAGTTATTAAACctgttttcataaaaattacttttttggCTGGACCAATCAACGTTTCCTTCCTTTAGTGATTTTTCGTTTTCACAGTAAGTGGTTTGGAAGTTACAATCCTGCGGCGCTGAGATCGCTGCACTCAGctagagaacctcaagtaagagtatggacatcgtggatcgaaaatggcgttCGTATGGTCACTATCTATAAGGAGTATACAATATAACCTTCCTTACTTtaggattaaaaatattagtgtaAGAAAAGTAAGCGAAATGACTGGGTATTGTGTACGAGGTTGTACAAATAAGGATAAAAGAAGATGTTACATGGCAACTTTGCCAATAAATGCAGAAAAACGAGCAGTATGGATATCCTTGGTGgaaaaatttctcaaattttttcagGATGTCTCAGAATTTTGTTTAGAATTGGAACGATTCTTATTCCTCATAACTTAGACAATcagaaatattctcaaaaattattactattttacagaaatgttCATACTTAGAGATGCtgaaatattctcaaaattctcatccagttatttctgaaaaattctgaaaaattattttctcaatatttttcagaaatgacTGGATAagaattttcagtatctctatgtatgaaaatttataaaacataataaaaagtaatgatttttcaaatttttttacattttctgatttattctgagaaacgttccaatttttttagaaaatatgataaatttttccaccaggaatatttatgttataaagatattgttattttcacaattaatgttaggtgcaatttctttttctaacaaagatgtattttatttagtagagtccttaattgataaacctcaaatccgccattttcgatcccaccaatcaggtgcgaatccacgatgtccatactcttacttgaggttctctacACTCAGCAGACCACAAGAATACCAACATACTGCCGCGCACGCGCGAAGAAACGCGGCTTCACGCATCTTCGTATCCAGTTCACCGTGGTTCACCGCGCCATGTTGTCGCCGATCATCTTTACATtcatttaatgaatatttatacctGGAATTTCTTGGCACGAGTGTAATATCAAAATGGCAAAATTCGATTTAACATCTGTCATAGGTCAATATCTTGACCGGCACTTGGTTTTTCCTCTGTTGGAATTTTTATCGGCGAAACAGGTACGATAACGTAGCCGGACGTTGCAACGTGGCTCGACAGTTTGGTTAGATCACATGTGGTCTGTTACAGATTTACGACGAGGATGAGTTGTTACACGTCAAACTCTATATCCTCAGCAAAACGAACATGGTCGATTACACCATCGATATCAGGAAGCAGCTCTATCCTAATGTAGAAGTACCAGAGGTGCGTTTCACCATGTTACATGCTATGTGATTGCTTTATGAGGAAAACCAGAACTATACGCGGCTTGCACAAGGGCGGAATtttgttttgtaaaaaaaaattgttttttaccGAAGAAAAGATATTTCCCCTTTAACGAGCACAATATATTGCAGGAAATAAAATCTAGACGCGCCGATGTGCTCCAAGAGCTCGGTGTGCTACAGAACAATGTCTCGGTAGTGCTAGCACTGATGAACAACGAGGAAGTTATGAAGAAGATGGAGAACATGCGCGATTCCAAAGCacttaataattatctcaCTCAAGAGTCGGATGTAAGTAAACCAggataaatatttgatttaatattttccatgAAACGATAAAATCTCATAGGCAAGATTTACTTTATGGTTCgattttgttttttcatgTTGCAGTTTAGAGTAGAGATGATGGACAGCTTTGTGAAATTAGCAAAGTACCGCTACGAGTGCGGCAATTATTCCGTTTCCACGtcatatttatacttttatatgctgATCATGCCTCCCACTGACAAggtataatactttttaacattattttattggtacagaatagtaaaataaattggTGCACGTATTGGAATGCATTTATGCCTCTAGAATTACTTAAATGTCTTGTGGGGCAAATTGGCATCGGAGATTCTCGTACAAAATTGGGAGACAGCATTGGAAGATGTCAACAAGTTACGAGAATACATTGACAGTAATGTTATTGGCAATTCCCTGCAAGTATTACAGCAGCGTACGTGGCTGATTCATTGGAGTCTGTTCGTGTTCTTCAATCATGTGAAGGGAAGAGATCTCATTATCGAGATGTTCCTCTATCGTCCGCAGTATGTAGAAGACtttttacgaaataattaatacgtaaAACTTATTTTGTGAGAGATGCTACAAATATCGTATAAAATATCGTTACAGTTATTTAAATGCTATTCAAACAATGTGCCCGCACATACTCCGCTACTTGGCTGCTGCAGTTATTGTCAATCGCTCGAGACGCTCCATTCTAAAGGATCTCGTAAAAGTAATACAACAGGTCAGctataaatcatatttttctatataaaaccTACACATCTTTTAgaatatgaatattcttttgcGCAAGTTTGTCTTGATCGCGACTAACGAACctgattaataaaaagaaattaaaaattgctagtaaagaaaaatcgaaaaaatgtatttaattaaattcttgttaAGAAGCTTCAACTTTGattgaaaaacaaataagACATTTATAACTTTTAGGAGTCTTATACCTACCGAGATCCCATCACGGAATTCCTTGAACATTTATACGTTAATTTCGACTTTGACGGAGCTCGGCAGAAGCTGCAAGAGTGCCAGACTGTTGTCTTCAATGATTTCTTCCTCATCGCTTTACTGAACGAATTCGTAGAAAATGCTCGATTGATGATTTTCGAAACATTCTGTAGGATTCATCAGTGCATCAGTATTGGGTATGCAATTGTTCTGcatctttataatttcaaaaaccGTGATATCGCATATtcagtatatttattaattagttttatCTTTTACGTATAGAATGCTAGCGGAAAAGCTGAATATGAAAGCGGACGTAGCAGAGTGCTGGATCGTGAACTTGATCCGCAACGCCCGTTTGGACGCCAAGATTGACAGCAAGTTGGGGCACGTGGTGATGGGGGGACAGCCGGCGTCGCCGTATCAGCAATTGGTTGAAAAGATTGAGACGTTGAGCGTGCGAAGTGAGGCGCTAGAAAACCTAATTGAGAGAAAGCTCAAAGCAAAGAATCAAGACCCAGTAAGTATAGTGTGGAACTAACAGAGGTCAGTATCATTCACGATCATATTGCGTGCACAGTATCACATTTAATAACGACGCGAAAGTGCGTTGCGCTAATTATCAGAAAAAGATTTGCACAATTGTATATCTTAAATGTAACGACAGTTTCACTTCGCTTGTAGCGCACGTCGTTCGTAACGATGGATATCAGTTTAAATCTCTGATCGATAGATAGATACATCTGTTAATCGATTGATTGATTCTTATGcgttttaacataatattttaaggcGTATTCGTTAGTCTCGTCTTCATAGATACAAGGTATTGAACGATTATCTTGTTGCCTCTTCGTCGTCTAATTTAATGTTGAAAagcttttattcttttctcgttttctcatTACATTGTAACGATGCACCCCTCTGCATCATCTAGTCCGGCCGACCATCCGCCCGAACATTCGGCGGACGAAGACAAGGCGCTGTGCGCCAAATAAACTATCGAATGTTTATCGAATAACCGCCGGGGTAAGGCCCGGAAGGTGACGTAGCGTGGGGGTATTTTTCCGACTTGTTTTCCGACCGCCGCCCCGACGCCGTCGCCCCCGGGCCCCCACTTGCGCGTACAGAATAAACAGCAGCTCGGTATAAAAGGGCTGTGATCCGAGCACCGAGAACACTTCTCCGATCAGCTTCGATTACTCCGAATCCGAATCCGAATCCGGATCCGAATTTCGCACGGATCCGCGCCGGATTCGCACGGAATATGGGCGCTCGCTTCTCATCCATGCACTGCTTCTCTAGCTGTTCTCTCCTCTTTAGCAATTCCTTGTTCCGCTCTTCGAAGCTGAACGGACAGGGCACCACAGTAGACTTCTTTAAAGTCTGTTTAGCCGTTTGTTCTCGGTGCTCGGATCACAGCTCTTTTATACCGAGCTGCTGTTTACTCGGTACGCGCAAGTGGGGGCCTGGGGGGCGACGGCGTCGGGGCGGCGGTCGGAAAAATACCCCCGCCGCTACGTCACCTTCCGGGCCTTACCCCGGCGATTATTCGATAAACATTCGATAGTTTATTTGGCGCACAGCGCCTTGTCTTCGTCCGCCGGATGGTCGGCCGGACTAGACGATGCAGAGGGGTGCATCGTTACAACATGCGTAATCGTTGCAAAGGTGTGACACTCCTCGAGTGTTTCTTTCTCCCTgcatacaaattttataaatggtCTGATTTCGTTTCAGTATCAACACTCGTGGAACTTGGACTTGTGACAACTCGATGCAACATGGAGAAGTAATGTCCAAAAGAGATATTCCTCTTCCGATTACTAGCATAGCCGAAATTGACAAAATGTATATTccaaataatatacaaaaataatcgatattgCATCGTACTGaagtaaatgtatttttatttatctaataaGTCTCCTCAAAATTgaaaacgtatatatatatatatttaaaaaaattatctcttATCAGAAGTGttagtttatatttttcaattgtaTTAATGTCGTAATAAATGGATAGGTAATCTGTGacattttgtaaaagaaaatattgtatttatttgtcATACACGAATGTTTCACACATTTCCATCAACGCATTTCCAgtctaaaaaaattacatcgtCAGTTAATTCacggatatatatttttcattaataaaataatctatttaaaaataagagagCCAactgtttcataaaaaaaaacctTAATATTTACACAGAAAAATGTTTGACTCactacaaatttaataaagttttggaAGGAGAATCACAGGTTGTTATTCGAGTATTACAAAGCGTTATTCTACATTCTGCAGATCTGTTATATACGAAGGTAAAAAATTACATCCCGTGTATGCACCGCGATCGATACAGTATATCAAAACGCTCCTCCAGTACGGATCCAAGGCGAGTAATTCGGGATTTCCCAAAATAATGAGCAAAGCGCGTGCGCGAGTGATCGCAACGTTGAGCCTCCTGGGTGAAGCGACGAATCCTAAGGCATGCTTAATATCGTCGTCAATTAGATTGTTACACGATCTGACGGTCGAGAGAATGATTACTTTCCTCTCTTGGCCTTGAAATCCTTCCACGCTGCTGATTTTCGGTAATTTCATATCTATCTCTAACAACAAATCTCTGATTTGCAGTACCTGAGAATTTAGAAAGACAGCTTGgtaaggaaagagagaagccaTGGATCGACTTGATAAAATTTCACTTGGACAAGTGCATACCTGTTTCTGATAAGGAGTTATAATTCCTATGTCATCTGGCTCGAGTCCGTATTGgtataattttaacaaataaaggTACACCTGCGTCGCTTCTTGGGGATTGTACCAGCTTGGGCTCTCAGAATCTCTGTAATTCTCTCCTTTAACTCCGTGAAAAACTATGGCCGGCGGTGATCCGTGGTCTCTCGTGGGCAATTCTGCCCTCAGCGCTTCCAACAGCTCAGCTTCCTCGCTCTTCGTAGGCGATATCTAGATAGATAATCGACCAAATTTTAGTTAATCGATGAAAGCAccgattgaaaataataataattattgctaaCACGTACGTGCGACTGCAACTCGGATTCGTAAAACAACGAGTTTGGCAAATCCAGTATTTCTGGTAGGCTCCGGTAGTTTATAATGAGTTTCGTGACAAGTCTGGAATCGTAGCCGGCCTCGAAGCCTTCCAGATCTCTCTGGTAAGGGAACTGATGCAACAGCCTCGACAGATACGATTCACCGAGTCCAAAATGCTGCGCGAGCTTACTCTGCACAACCGGTCCGAGCTGCATCGGATCACCCGCGAGAATCACCTGGCCGTAATctgaatgaataaaattcaagGGAATCAGGATCTCGGGCTCGGTCGCCTGGCCGGCTTCGTCGACTAGAACGTGCGAGAAATGACCGCGTGGGAAACCCATGTTGTACAGTATTCCCAGTGCGTTGCACGTGCCGACAGTAATTCTATGACGACCGAGAACGGACATGGTACAGTTCATCTTCGGCCCTTCCTCCTGATGATGTTTACGCTCGTGCGTACCCTCTGCGGCCAAGTCTGCCGTAGCACAGTACGGCAACAATCTCTCGGGAATTGAGCCGTCATACAAGCAATGATAAGCTATCAATCGCACCTATAATGTACAATGAATAAATAACTTCAAGTCACATAATGATCTGCAATTCAAccctttataattaatatcaataaaagattttattaatctcgcagactaaaatttatttaaaaaaatagcgaTATTTAAAAGTATTGCTAGCTCATAAAGTGTAaagaatttatgaaaaatcgtACCAGATCACCGGGCTTAAGTACATTGCTCTCCAACAAGCGCTCTGCTATCAGGTTGGCTGAGCTATTCGACGGCGTCGCTACGAGAAGCCTGCTTTCAGGTATTACAGTTACAATTTGTAGGATCGCCTCGCACAAGGTCATCGTCTTTCCTGTTCCGGGCGGACCAAATATGACGTAAGGTAGCGGGCGCCCCAATCCTTTCAATATGTTTCTTACAGCCTCTCGTTGGTAGTAGTTCAGCTTTTCATTGAACCAGTTTAATTTCCGTTTCTTTATTTGAGTAATGTACGGCTCTAACTCATTGTCAGTTTTAGCGATTGATTGATTTGTCTCTCTTGTAACTGTGGTACTAGCAACGTCAGTTTTACTGTCGCTCTTCATTAAATTCGTCTTCTGATTCGGATTTGTTGCCACTCGCGTCGCTGATATCTTCGTCCCTTCGGACAACGTCTCGATGGGTTTAACATTGAAAAGTCTTTCCGCTACCGACACTCTCGGAGACATTTTAATTACGTTATCAGACGTGTCGCTTTCAGAAGCAATACTGTTGGAGGAgctaaaattattgttaagcGTCGAGTTATTACGTTTATCAGAAATTCGCGTGCGAGTGGGCTTCTCTTCGATCTCGCACTCTTCCAAGTGAAATTGCGGCTCTTTCTGCAGCACTTTGGTCGGAAACAGGAGATCAGCCCGGAGACGATTGATAGCTAGATTAACAGAATCGTGATAACGATTCATGGTAGTTTGCGAATACTTAAACGTCACTTGACAATCTTCATTGTTGTAATCGTGATGGAACTTCTCATTAAACTTGAGGAAGATTTCGGAGCTCGTGACTTGGTGAATAAAGCCCTCGTATTTTAGTTTCCCTGttacaaattgaaaatatatgattatcaagatattaaaatataaggaataatttcagaattgtagattttatattttttcacaatttataaacagtttaacataaaaatatatattctttaagtTTTTCTATTGCACCTTGAGAGCTGTCCCACTGAAAAGAGACTACAGCTCTATCGCCAACGAGCAGAGAAGGTCTTTTCTCCGCCAATCCTGGCACTTGAAGTACAAGATAATCCTTGTATCGTCGCATAATTGCGCTTTCCATGCTGTACTGTTGCAGATTGAGCGTTTGCGCTATTTCCTCTAGGTACAGTAACGTGTGAAAATGATCCTTGTACGTTGCGAAGGAAAGCGATTTTAAGAGGCAGGGTATCTGATCGGCCACAGCTATTTCACACTCCATCTGCGACTTCTTTTCGCTCGTAGTGCTTAAAACCGCGTTCCAAATGTATCGCGGTACCTTAAACATACCGCTACGCACTTTAATAAACGCAGGTGGCTTGCACGGTTTTACGCCGGGGATATAAGTGACTTCGTTCAACTCATCCAAGTCAGACATATTGAGTCGTTGGCTCTTGTTTTGCGTGACGGATGTGGGATCCGTTTTTCGTGGAATATCTTTCGCATTAACTATTATGTGAAACAATCTACCGATCTTGAAGTCCTTAAAGTTAAAGATAAAGAGCTCCTCAGATATACCGACGAATTTTGCTTTACACTTGAACGTGAACATAACATTTTCCGAAGGATTTATCATCATTGCATCATCATCCGTATTATCTGGTACCACCAATGACAGTTGAGATGGAGTCTCTTGCGG
This genomic interval carries:
- the LOC105286514 gene encoding zinc finger CCCH domain-containing protein 15 homolog, translated to MPPKKPPAPSKKAEQKKKEKVIEDKTFGIKNKKGAKQQKFIQQVEKQVKSGGVNPRKVEDPNAKKLEKEKKLKEQKELALIFKPVQTQKIDKGIDPKSVVCAFFKQGQCTKGDKCKFSHDLSVERKAEKRSLYCDMRDDDDKEADTMDKWDEDKLKEVVEKKHGGGGNRPTTDIICKHFLEAVEKSKYGWFWECPSGQKCIYRHALPPGFVLKKDKKKEDKKDEISLEDLIETERANLGPSQTKITLETFLAWKKRKLKEKEEQAIKDEEKKRNDYKAGRQVGISGREMFYFNPDLAMGDGIDDGDEAISSYAREEDDDSEDVQYRELDMDRLASEASEIDTKGITVAAADRLKAQETADDDKDATVSAEEDGTAVTINENLFIEEDLEGLEEELGDLDLEE
- the LOC105286515 gene encoding eukaryotic translation initiation factor 3 subunit E isoform X1, whose protein sequence is MAKFDLTSVIGQYLDRHLVFPLLEFLSAKQIYDEDELLHVKLYILSKTNMVDYTIDIRKQLYPNVEVPEEIKSRRADVLQELGVLQNNVSVVLALMNNEEVMKKMENMRDSKALNNYLTQESDFRVEMMDSFVKLAKYRYECGNYSVSTSYLYFYMLIMPPTDKNYLNVLWGKLASEILVQNWETALEDVNKLREYIDSNVIGNSLQVLQQRTWLIHWSLFVFFNHVKGRDLIIEMFLYRPHYLNAIQTMCPHILRYLAAAVIVNRSRRSILKDLVKVIQQESYTYRDPITEFLEHLYVNFDFDGARQKLQECQTVVFNDFFLIALLNEFVENARLMIFETFCRIHQCISIGMLAEKLNMKADVAECWIVNLIRNARLDAKIDSKLGHVVMGGQPASPYQQLVEKIETLSVRSEALENLIERKLKAKNQDPYQHSWNLDL
- the LOC105286517 gene encoding RNA helicase Mov10l1; this translates as MLSLIYSAIQRTLKYLYADETEDINEVISRIEAKRQRNVSAKPEEALNGEGCYYRTGSITKVATDYVLIDDNYMYEKNDDLSINLKVGDKVYYLAYLRDPNAEPKIRKIISVLDDESWDAVHVKTKRAAHNQVIPRSIIARVTKREGRIAIVEPNNVRIDLSKVQSDFIPLIGDWLILESLVELSNSSTDLSGEILEVDRIKPLRSKLDVGVISKYDLDVGIIDRQIIFHKQACEPGYIPCIGDKVVSDSIESDQGQYTWRSITVVPLNQAANKSSRLPAISNLHLALSNTNDLLENKNDIVIDDDLKFTLNIEEESVLIVMIQNNSSDTHILQGGSFLPQETPSQLSLVVPDNTDDDAMMINPSENVMFTFKCKAKFVGISEELFIFNFKDFKIGRLFHIIVNAKDIPRKTDPTSVTQNKSQRLNMSDLDELNEVTYIPGVKPCKPPAFIKVRSGMFKVPRYIWNAVLSTTSEKKSQMECEIAVADQIPCLLKSLSFATYKDHFHTLLYLEEIAQTLNLQQYSMESAIMRRYKDYLVLQVPGLAEKRPSLLVGDRAVVSFQWDSSQGKLKYEGFIHQVTSSEIFLKFNEKFHHDYNNEDCQVTFKYSQTTMNRYHDSVNLAINRLRADLLFPTKVLQKEPQFHLEECEIEEKPTRTRISDKRNNSTLNNNFSSSNSIASESDTSDNVIKMSPRVSVAERLFNVKPIETLSEGTKISATRVATNPNQKTNLMKSDSKTDVASTTVTRETNQSIAKTDNELEPYITQIKKRKLNWFNEKLNYYQREAVRNILKGLGRPLPYVIFGPPGTGKTMTLCEAILQIVTVIPESRLLVATPSNSSANLIAERLLESNVLKPGDLVRLIAYHCLYDGSIPERLLPYCATADLAAEGTHERKHHQEEGPKMNCTMSVLGRHRITVGTCNALGILYNMGFPRGHFSHVLVDEAGQATEPEILIPLNFIHSDYGQVILAGDPMQLGPVVQSKLAQHFGLGESYLSRLLHQFPYQRDLEGFEAGYDSRLVTKLIINYRSLPEILDLPNSLFYESELQSHISPTKSEEAELLEALRAELPTRDHGSPPAIVFHGVKGENYRDSESPSWYNPQEATQVYLYLLKLYQYGLEPDDIGIITPYQKQVLQIRDLLLEIDMKLPKISSVEGFQGQERKVIILSTVRSCNNLIDDDIKHALGFVASPRRLNVAITRARALLIILGNPELLALDPYWRSVLIYCIDRGAYTGCNFLPSYITDLQNVE
- the LOC105286515 gene encoding eukaryotic translation initiation factor 3 subunit E isoform X2 — protein: MAKFDLTSVIGQYLDRHLVFPLLEFLSAKQIYDEDELLHVKLYILSKTNMVDYTIDIRKQLYPNVEVPEEIKSRRADVLQELGVLQNNVSVVLALMNNEEVMKKMENMRDSKALNNYLTQESDFRVEMMDSFVKLAKYRYECGNYSVSTSYLYFYMLIMPPTDKNYLNVLWGKLASEILVQNWETALEDVNKLREYIDSNVIGNSLQVLQQRTWLIHWSLFVFFNHVKGRDLIIEMFLYRPHYLNAIQTMCPHILRYLAAAVIVNRSRRSILKDLVKVIQQESYTYRDPITEFLEHLYVNFDFDGARQKLQECQTVVFNDFFLIALLNEFVENARLMIFETFCRIHQCISIGMLAEKLNMKADVAECWIVNLIRNARLDAKIDSKLGHVVMGGQPASPYQQLVEKIETLSVRSEALENLIERKLKAKNQDPVSIVWN